In the genome of Xanthomonas translucens pv. cerealis, one region contains:
- the cysN gene encoding sulfate adenylyltransferase subunit CysN: MGIVAGPGTGDRGPENSNSRVSETAGFSGSPVPGPRSRDRAIAIAAYLQQHEQKPLLRFITCGSVDDGKSTLIGRLLYDSKRLFDDQLAALSTDSKRHGSRGGEIDYALLLDGLAAEREQGITIDVAYRYFDTDQRKFIVADCPGHAQYTRNMATGASTADVAVVLVDARKGLLTQTRRHSYIVSLLGIRHVVLAVNKMDLVDFDQATFDAIVASYRALAAQLGIAQVQCIPLSALDGDNLSQRSARTPWYGGPALLQYLEGLDLAARDADSGLRLPVQWVNRPNQQFRGFAGTLAAGQVRPGDAVVVLPSARRSTVARVLDGNGDVDKAVAGQAVTLTLADEIDISRGDVIAAADDPPEVADQFAAHLLWMDDAALLPGRPYWLKLGTRTVSASVSEIKHRIDVNTQERLAAKRLELNEVGYCNLSLDEAIVFAPYARNRALGGFILIDRQSNATVAAGTLDFALRRAGNVHWQHLDVDRAARARIKGQAPKVLWFTGLSGAGKSTVANLVDKRLHALGYHTFILDGDNVRHGLNRDLGFTDEDRVENIRRVAEVARLMADAGLIVLVSFISPFRAERRMARERFAAGEFVEVFVDVPLQVAEARDVKGLYAKARAGQIPNFTGIDSPYEAPQQPELHLRADGDNAQALAAQVLAWLDAHD; the protein is encoded by the coding sequence ATGGGGATCGTGGCGGGACCGGGGACCGGGGACCGGGGACCCGAAAACAGCAACAGCCGCGTGTCCGAGACGGCCGGCTTTTCCGGGTCCCCGGTCCCCGGTCCCCGGTCCCGCGACCGCGCCATCGCCATCGCCGCCTACCTGCAGCAACACGAACAAAAACCGCTGCTGCGCTTCATCACCTGCGGCAGCGTCGACGACGGCAAGAGCACGCTGATCGGGCGCCTGCTCTACGACAGCAAGCGCCTGTTCGACGATCAGCTCGCCGCGCTCAGCACCGACAGCAAGCGCCACGGCAGCCGTGGCGGCGAGATCGACTACGCGCTGCTACTGGACGGCCTGGCCGCCGAGCGCGAGCAGGGCATCACCATCGATGTGGCCTACCGCTACTTCGACACCGACCAGCGCAAGTTCATCGTCGCCGACTGCCCTGGCCACGCGCAGTACACCCGCAACATGGCCACCGGCGCGTCCACCGCCGACGTGGCGGTGGTGCTGGTCGATGCACGCAAGGGCCTGCTGACCCAGACCCGCCGCCACAGCTACATCGTCTCGCTGCTCGGCATCCGCCACGTGGTGCTGGCGGTCAACAAGATGGACCTGGTCGATTTCGACCAGGCCACCTTCGATGCGATCGTCGCCAGTTACCGCGCGCTGGCCGCGCAACTGGGCATCGCGCAGGTGCAATGCATCCCGCTGTCGGCGCTCGACGGCGACAACCTGTCGCAGCGCTCCGCGCGCACGCCCTGGTATGGCGGCCCGGCCTTGCTCCAATACCTGGAAGGCCTGGACCTGGCCGCGCGCGATGCCGACAGCGGCCTGCGCCTGCCGGTGCAATGGGTCAACCGTCCGAACCAGCAATTCCGCGGTTTCGCCGGCACGCTCGCCGCCGGCCAGGTGCGGCCCGGTGATGCGGTGGTGGTGCTGCCGTCGGCGCGCCGCTCCACCGTGGCGCGGGTGCTCGACGGCAATGGCGACGTGGACAAGGCCGTGGCCGGGCAGGCGGTGACCCTGACCCTGGCCGACGAGATCGACATCAGCCGCGGCGACGTGATCGCCGCCGCCGACGACCCGCCGGAGGTGGCCGACCAGTTCGCCGCGCACCTGCTGTGGATGGACGATGCCGCGCTGCTGCCGGGGCGGCCGTACTGGCTGAAGCTAGGCACCCGCACGGTGTCGGCCAGCGTCAGCGAGATCAAGCACCGCATCGACGTCAACACGCAGGAGCGGCTGGCGGCCAAGCGCCTGGAATTGAACGAGGTCGGCTATTGCAACCTGTCGCTGGACGAAGCGATCGTCTTCGCGCCGTACGCGCGCAACCGCGCGCTCGGCGGCTTCATCCTGATCGACCGGCAGAGCAACGCCACCGTCGCCGCCGGCACGCTGGATTTCGCCTTGCGCCGCGCCGGCAACGTGCACTGGCAGCACCTGGACGTGGACCGCGCCGCACGCGCGCGGATCAAGGGCCAAGCGCCGAAGGTGCTGTGGTTCACCGGCCTGTCCGGTGCCGGCAAGTCCACCGTCGCCAACCTGGTTGACAAGCGCCTGCATGCGCTCGGCTATCACACCTTCATCCTCGACGGCGACAACGTGCGCCACGGGCTGAACCGCGATCTGGGCTTCACCGATGAGGACCGGGTGGAAAACATCCGCCGCGTCGCCGAGGTGGCGCGGCTGATGGCCGACGCCGGGCTGATCGTGCTGGTCAGCTTCATCTCGCCGTTCCGTGCCGAACGGCGCATGGCGCGCGAGCGCTTCGCCGCCGGTGAGTTCGTCGAGGTGTTCGTCGACGTGCCGCTGCAGGTGGCCGAAGCGCGAGACGTGAAAGGGCTGTACGCCAAGGCCCGCGCCGGGCAGATCCCCAATTTCACCGGCATCGATTCGCCGTACGAGGCGCCGCAACAGCCGGAGCTGCACCTGCGCGCGGACGGCGACAACGCACAGGCGCTGGCGGCGCAGGTGCTGGCGTGGCTGGACGCGCACGACTGA
- a CDS encoding phosphoadenylyl-sulfate reductase has protein sequence MSALPASAHHDSANTPIAALDLDATNALLAPMSAVQRVAWALEHGPAEAALSSSFGAQSAATLHLLTQQLPDIPVILIDTGYLFAETYRFADALSDKLKLNLKVYRPLVSRAWMEARHGRLWEQGMVGIEQYNNLRKVEPMRRALDELKVGTWFTGLRRSQSDSRAQTPFVQKRGERYKINPIADWSDRDLWQYMQQHGLPYHPLWEEGYVSIGDFHTTRRWEPGMREEDTRFFGLKRECGIHEDI, from the coding sequence ATGAGCGCCCTACCCGCCTCCGCCCACCACGACTCCGCCAACACGCCGATCGCGGCCTTGGACCTGGACGCGACCAACGCGTTGCTGGCGCCGATGAGCGCAGTGCAGCGCGTGGCTTGGGCGCTCGAACACGGCCCGGCCGAGGCCGCGCTGTCGTCGAGCTTCGGCGCGCAATCGGCGGCGACGCTGCACCTGCTCACCCAGCAGTTGCCGGACATCCCGGTGATCCTGATCGACACCGGCTACCTGTTCGCCGAGACCTACCGCTTCGCAGACGCGCTCAGCGACAAGCTCAAGCTCAACCTCAAGGTGTACCGGCCGCTGGTCAGCCGCGCGTGGATGGAAGCGCGCCATGGCCGCCTGTGGGAACAAGGGATGGTCGGCATCGAGCAGTACAACAACCTGCGCAAGGTCGAGCCGATGCGCCGCGCGCTGGACGAACTGAAGGTCGGCACCTGGTTCACCGGCCTGCGCCGCAGCCAGTCCGACAGCCGCGCGCAGACCCCGTTCGTGCAGAAGCGCGGCGAGCGCTACAAGATCAACCCGATCGCCGACTGGAGCGACCGCGACCTGTGGCAGTACATGCAACAACATGGCCTGCCCTACCACCCGCTGTGGGAAGAAGGCTACGTGTCGATCGGCGACTTCCACACCACCCGCCGCTGGGAACCGGGCATGCGCGAGGAAGACACCCGCTTCTTCGGCCTCAAGCGCGAATGCGGCATTCATGAGGACATCTGA
- the cysI gene encoding assimilatory sulfite reductase (NADPH) hemoprotein subunit encodes MSHSVEDIKAESRRLRGSLLQSLADPVTGALREDDQTLIKYHGSYQQDDRDLRDERRRQKLEPAYQFMIRTRTPGGVITAEQWLKLDAIATTYGNHSLRVTTRQAFQFHGVIKRELKATMQAINAALIDTLAACGDVNRNVQVAANPLASRAHATLYADAARVSEHLLPNTRAYYEIWLDEEQVAGSGQEQEPIYGDTYLPRKFKIGFALPPINDVDVFANDLGFIGVLGADGALAGYNVSIGGGMGASHGDAETYPRVANVIGFIAREQLIDVATAVVTTQRDLGNRTLRKRARFKYTIDDHGLEVVVAEIQRRAGIALQPTRAFAFEHNGDRYGWSEGEDGRAHLTLSLPAGRIADHDAGARHLSGLREIAELLQRHGDGAHFRMTSNQNLVIAGIPAAQRAAIDTLVRAHALDTGNQARTALARAAMACVALPTCGLAMAEAERYLPDFAAKLEPLLDRHGLREAPILLRISGCPNGCSRPYLAEIALVGKAPGRYNLMLGADHRGQRLNTLYRENIGEPEILDALDPLFARYASERVPDEGFGDFLHRSGLVALPAYPTHRHLIPSELHA; translated from the coding sequence ATGAGCCACTCCGTCGAAGACATCAAGGCCGAAAGCCGCCGCCTGCGCGGGTCGCTGCTGCAGAGCCTGGCCGATCCGGTCACCGGTGCGCTGCGCGAGGACGATCAGACCCTGATCAAGTACCACGGCAGCTACCAGCAGGACGATCGCGACCTGCGCGACGAGCGGCGCCGGCAGAAGCTCGAACCGGCCTACCAGTTCATGATCCGCACGCGCACGCCGGGCGGGGTGATCACGGCGGAACAGTGGCTCAAGCTCGACGCCATCGCCACCACCTACGGCAACCATTCGCTGCGCGTGACCACGCGTCAGGCGTTCCAGTTCCACGGCGTGATCAAGCGCGAGCTGAAGGCGACGATGCAGGCGATCAACGCCGCGCTGATCGACACCCTGGCCGCCTGCGGCGACGTCAACCGCAACGTGCAGGTCGCCGCCAATCCGCTGGCCTCGCGCGCGCACGCCACGCTGTACGCCGATGCCGCGCGCGTGTCCGAGCACCTGCTGCCCAATACCCGCGCCTACTACGAGATCTGGCTGGACGAGGAACAGGTGGCCGGCAGCGGCCAGGAGCAGGAACCGATCTACGGCGATACTTACCTGCCGCGCAAGTTCAAGATCGGTTTCGCGCTGCCGCCGATCAACGACGTGGACGTGTTCGCCAACGACCTGGGCTTCATCGGCGTACTCGGCGCCGACGGCGCACTGGCCGGCTACAACGTCAGCATCGGCGGCGGCATGGGCGCCAGCCACGGCGACGCCGAGACCTACCCGCGCGTGGCCAACGTGATCGGCTTCATCGCGCGCGAGCAACTGATCGATGTCGCCACCGCCGTGGTCACCACCCAGCGCGACCTCGGCAACCGCACGCTGCGCAAGCGCGCGCGCTTCAAATACACCATCGACGACCATGGCCTGGAGGTCGTCGTCGCCGAGATCCAGCGCCGCGCCGGCATCGCGCTGCAGCCGACCCGTGCGTTCGCATTCGAGCACAACGGCGACCGCTACGGCTGGAGCGAAGGCGAGGACGGCCGCGCGCACCTGACCCTGTCGCTGCCGGCCGGGCGCATCGCCGACCACGACGCCGGCGCGCGCCACCTCAGCGGCCTGCGCGAGATCGCCGAACTGCTGCAGCGCCACGGCGATGGCGCGCACTTCCGCATGACCTCCAACCAGAACCTGGTGATCGCCGGCATTCCCGCCGCGCAGCGCGCTGCGATCGACACCCTGGTGCGCGCGCATGCGCTGGACACCGGCAACCAGGCGCGCACCGCGCTGGCGCGTGCGGCGATGGCCTGCGTGGCGCTGCCCACCTGCGGCCTGGCGATGGCCGAGGCCGAACGCTACCTGCCCGACTTCGCCGCCAAGCTGGAGCCGTTGCTGGACCGGCACGGGCTGCGCGAGGCGCCGATCCTGCTGCGCATCTCCGGTTGCCCGAACGGCTGCTCGCGGCCGTATCTGGCCGAGATCGCGCTGGTCGGCAAGGCCCCAGGCCGCTACAACCTGATGCTCGGCGCCGATCACCGCGGCCAGCGCCTGAACACGCTGTACCGCGAAAACATCGGCGAGCCGGAAATCCTCGACGCGCTGGATCCGCTGTTCGCGCGCTACGCCAGCGAACGCGTCCCCGACGAGGGCTTCGGCGACTTCCTGCACCGCAGTGGCCTGGTCGCGCTGCCCGCCTATCCCACCCACCGTCATCTCATTCCTTCGGAACTGCACGCATGA
- the mscL gene encoding large-conductance mechanosensitive channel protein MscL — translation MGMIREFKEFAMRGNVLDLAVGVVLGAAFGKIVTALVEKIIMPPIGMLAGGVDFSRWAWTLKAATVDAAGKDVPPVVIGVGDFLNTILQFVIVAFAIFMLVKAINRIARKQPPAPKAPSEEVLLLREIRDALKHDATPQ, via the coding sequence ATGGGCATGATCCGCGAGTTCAAGGAATTCGCCATGCGCGGCAACGTGCTGGACCTGGCGGTCGGCGTGGTACTCGGCGCGGCGTTCGGCAAGATCGTCACCGCGCTGGTGGAGAAGATCATCATGCCGCCGATCGGCATGCTCGCCGGCGGCGTGGATTTCTCGCGCTGGGCGTGGACGCTGAAGGCGGCGACGGTGGACGCGGCAGGCAAGGATGTGCCGCCGGTGGTGATCGGCGTCGGCGATTTCCTCAACACCATTCTCCAGTTCGTGATCGTGGCCTTCGCCATCTTCATGCTGGTCAAGGCGATCAATCGCATCGCGCGCAAGCAACCGCCCGCGCCCAAGGCGCCGAGCGAGGAAGTGCTGCTGCTGCGCGAGATCCGCGATGCGTTGAAGCACGACGCCACACCGCAGTAA
- a CDS encoding LacI family DNA-binding transcriptional regulator, giving the protein MGKQQGRAGSAVTLLDVAQHAGVSPMTASRVINRHPRVGASLRERVEASIKTLGYRPNLAGRSLRTASLARIGVLYSNPSAAYLNQFMLGILEQSSLDGSQVLVEKSDDIGSQRTATERLLDAGVDGVILPPPLCDSRQTIEELDARGIPVVAVATGTPMQDVSSVRIDDYQAACAITRHLLELGHRDIGFISGDPKHTPSALRSRAFFDTMAAAGLPVAAARVAEGLFTYRSGLLAATALLHAAPRPSAILCSNDDMAAAAVAIAYSLRLRVPEDLSIAGFDDTPVATTIWPELTTIHQPVTAMGRAAVALLLGEIRQRRDGLPSRGIHQVMEYTLVTRGSTAPPAHAQ; this is encoded by the coding sequence ATGGGCAAACAGCAAGGTCGTGCAGGCTCCGCGGTAACGCTTCTGGATGTGGCGCAGCACGCAGGCGTCTCGCCGATGACCGCCTCGCGCGTGATCAACCGCCACCCTCGGGTGGGCGCGTCGCTACGCGAGCGTGTCGAGGCCTCGATCAAGACGCTCGGCTACCGTCCCAACCTGGCCGGGCGCTCGTTGCGCACCGCCAGCCTGGCGCGGATCGGCGTGCTGTACAGCAATCCCAGCGCGGCCTATCTCAACCAGTTCATGCTCGGCATCCTCGAACAGAGCAGCCTGGACGGCAGCCAGGTGCTGGTGGAGAAGAGCGACGACATCGGCAGCCAGCGCACCGCCACCGAGCGCCTGCTCGACGCCGGCGTGGACGGGGTGATCCTGCCGCCGCCGCTGTGCGATTCGCGGCAGACCATCGAGGAACTGGACGCACGCGGCATCCCGGTGGTTGCCGTGGCCACCGGCACGCCGATGCAGGACGTCAGTTCGGTGCGCATCGACGACTACCAGGCGGCCTGCGCGATCACCCGGCATCTACTCGAACTCGGCCATCGCGATATCGGCTTCATCAGCGGCGATCCCAAGCACACCCCGAGCGCGCTGCGCAGCCGCGCGTTCTTCGACACCATGGCCGCGGCCGGCCTGCCGGTCGCCGCCGCGCGCGTGGCCGAAGGCCTGTTCACCTACCGCTCCGGGCTGCTCGCCGCGACCGCGCTGCTGCACGCCGCGCCGCGCCCCAGCGCGATCCTGTGCAGCAACGACGACATGGCCGCCGCCGCGGTGGCGATCGCCTACAGCTTGCGCCTGCGCGTACCCGAGGACCTGTCGATCGCCGGCTTCGACGACACCCCGGTGGCGACCACGATCTGGCCCGAACTGACCACTATCCACCAGCCTGTCACCGCGATGGGCCGCGCCGCGGTCGCGCTACTGCTCGGCGAGATCCGCCAACGCCGCGACGGCCTGCCCAGCCGCGGCATCCACCAGGTGATGGAGTACACGCTGGTGACGCGCGGCTCGACCGCACCGCCGGCGCACGCGCAGTAG
- a CDS encoding TrmH family RNA methyltransferase: MTSPWGKSPRGPRSPAPPERAAPVPRAADANRGELRLYGLNAVRAVYARRPEAIRKLYLAEARIPALQPLLKWCAANRVGYRVVEEADLNKLAASAHHEGVVADVVRAEPLPLAAWLQTLAPGPALAVWLDGVGNPHNFGAILRSAAHFGAAAILLPDAATLALSGAAARVAEGGAEALPLVRLPPAEQALAQLRAAGFALAATLVDGGADVFAAALPPRLVYVMGAEREGMDRDFAQACELRLSIPGSGAVESLNVASATAVLLGAWRSRVAASAAAR, from the coding sequence ATGACCTCGCCCTGGGGCAAGAGCCCACGTGGCCCGCGTTCGCCCGCGCCGCCCGAACGTGCCGCGCCGGTGCCGCGCGCGGCCGACGCCAATCGCGGCGAACTGCGCCTGTATGGTCTCAATGCGGTGCGTGCGGTGTACGCGCGCCGGCCCGAGGCGATCCGCAAGCTGTACCTGGCCGAGGCGCGGATTCCGGCGTTGCAGCCGCTGCTCAAGTGGTGCGCGGCCAATCGCGTCGGCTACCGCGTGGTGGAAGAAGCCGATCTGAACAAGCTCGCGGCCAGCGCACACCATGAGGGTGTGGTCGCCGACGTGGTGCGTGCCGAACCGTTGCCGCTGGCGGCGTGGCTGCAGACGCTGGCGCCGGGTCCGGCGTTGGCGGTGTGGCTGGACGGGGTCGGCAACCCGCACAACTTCGGTGCGATCCTGCGCTCGGCCGCGCATTTCGGCGCCGCCGCGATCCTGCTGCCGGACGCCGCGACGCTGGCCCTGTCCGGCGCTGCCGCGCGCGTGGCCGAGGGCGGCGCCGAGGCGCTGCCGCTGGTGCGGCTGCCGCCAGCGGAGCAAGCGTTGGCGCAGTTGCGTGCGGCCGGCTTCGCGCTGGCGGCGACGCTGGTGGACGGCGGCGCCGACGTGTTCGCCGCCGCGTTGCCGCCGCGCCTGGTCTACGTGATGGGTGCCGAGCGCGAGGGCATGGACCGCGACTTCGCGCAAGCCTGCGAACTGCGCTTGTCGATCCCCGGCAGCGGTGCGGTGGAAAGCCTCAACGTCGCCTCCGCCACCGCGGTGCTGCTCGGCGCCTGGCGCAGCCGCGTTGCGGCGTCGGCAGCTGCACGGTGA
- a CDS encoding GNAT family N-acetyltransferase: MPDDPSDTAWRDLRLSIDGMQLRRWRGGDLDALLRHADDAQVVRGLSERFPHPYTRADGEAFLAGRVVELRHPLLAIEIDGEACGSIALRPGRGERAHVAELGYWLGRRYWGQGRMTRIVATYLDWAIPALGLLRIETSVLDSNPASARVLEKNGFVREGVRRGALRKHGRLHDLHLFGRLHTPG, encoded by the coding sequence ATGCCCGACGACCCCAGCGACACGGCGTGGCGCGATCTGCGCCTGAGCATCGACGGCATGCAACTGCGCCGTTGGCGCGGCGGCGATCTCGATGCGCTGCTGCGCCATGCCGACGATGCGCAGGTGGTGCGCGGCCTCAGCGAACGCTTCCCGCATCCGTATACGCGCGCCGACGGCGAAGCGTTCCTGGCCGGGCGCGTGGTCGAGCTGCGCCATCCGCTGCTGGCGATCGAGATCGACGGCGAGGCCTGCGGCAGCATCGCCTTGCGTCCCGGGCGCGGCGAGCGCGCGCATGTCGCCGAACTCGGCTATTGGCTGGGGCGCCGTTACTGGGGCCAGGGGCGGATGACGCGGATCGTCGCCACCTATCTGGACTGGGCGATCCCCGCACTCGGATTGCTGCGCATCGAAACCAGCGTGCTGGACAGCAACCCGGCTTCGGCGCGTGTGCTGGAGAAGAATGGCTTCGTCCGCGAGGGCGTCCGCCGCGGCGCGCTGCGCAAGCATGGGCGCTTGCACGATCTGCATTTGTTTGGGCGCCTGCATACGCCGGGATAA
- the cysD gene encoding sulfate adenylyltransferase subunit CysD gives MHSSAPSHLDRLEAESIHILREVAAEFRNPVLLYSVGKDSSVLLHLLLKAFAPAPPPIPLLHVDTRWKFREMIAFRDRRAAESGVELRVHINPDGVAQDIGPFTHGATVHTDVMKTQGLKQALDQGRFDAAIGGARRDEEKARAKERVFSFRNDKHRWDPKNQRPELWNLYNARVHAGESVRAFPLSNWTELDIWLYIYRESIPVVPLYFAAERPVVERDGALIMVDDARLPLREGEVPQLRQVRFRTLGCYPLTGAVESQADTLEKIIAEMLLTTTSERQGRVIDQDPGASMEQKKLEGYF, from the coding sequence ATGCATTCTTCCGCCCCGTCCCACCTCGACCGGCTCGAGGCCGAGAGCATCCACATCCTGCGCGAGGTGGCCGCCGAGTTCCGCAATCCGGTGCTGCTGTATTCGGTCGGCAAGGACAGTTCGGTGCTGCTGCATCTGCTGCTGAAGGCGTTCGCGCCGGCGCCGCCGCCGATCCCGCTGCTGCATGTGGATACGCGCTGGAAGTTTCGCGAGATGATCGCGTTCCGCGACCGCCGTGCCGCCGAGAGCGGAGTTGAACTGCGCGTGCACATTAATCCCGACGGCGTCGCCCAGGACATCGGCCCGTTCACCCACGGCGCCACCGTGCACACCGACGTGATGAAGACCCAGGGCCTGAAGCAGGCGCTGGATCAGGGCAGGTTCGATGCGGCGATCGGCGGCGCGCGCCGCGACGAGGAGAAGGCGCGGGCCAAGGAGCGGGTGTTCTCGTTCCGTAACGACAAGCATCGCTGGGACCCGAAGAACCAACGCCCCGAGCTGTGGAATCTTTACAACGCGCGGGTGCATGCCGGCGAGAGCGTGCGCGCGTTCCCGTTGTCCAACTGGACCGAGCTGGACATCTGGCTGTACATCTACCGCGAGTCGATTCCGGTGGTGCCGCTGTATTTCGCCGCCGAGCGCCCTGTGGTGGAACGCGACGGCGCGCTGATCATGGTGGACGACGCGCGGCTACCGCTGCGGGAGGGCGAAGTGCCGCAGCTGCGGCAGGTGCGCTTCCGCACGCTGGGCTGCTATCCGCTGACCGGCGCGGTCGAGTCGCAGGCCGACACGCTGGAAAAAATCATCGCCGAAATGCTGCTGACCACCACCTCGGAGCGGCAGGGGCGGGTGATCGACCAGGATCCGGGCGCGTCGATGGAGCAGAAAAAGTTGGAGGGGTATTTCTGA
- a CDS encoding assimilatory sulfite reductase (NADPH) flavoprotein subunit — protein sequence MTAASPALPPSPLPDERKALLARTVEGLDAASLWWLSGYAAGLAQGQGHAPPSLAVLPGGAAASQGAQRLSIVYGSQTGNARRAAEQLAADAEAAGLTVRLLRADAYATRELAGERLLYVVISTQGEGDPPDDAIGLVEFLQGRRAPKLPELKYAVLGLGDSSYADFCGIGKRIDARLAELGAQRLLPLGEADLDIDTVAVPWRTQALAQARELLKSAAAPSATVTPLRSAAAAAWNHARPFAAEVLANQRISGRDFKGPRYATHGQADKDVRHLELSLAGSGLHYEPGDALGIRHRNPPALVEAVLTATRLDGHAHVTVDAQTLPLHEWLTAHRELTRASRPFLAAVARRSAAAALEQLLDPTQTAGLAALLADHQVIDVLRRWPADWDHSALLDALRPLAPRLYSIASSRKRVGDEVHLTVDVLAYQAHGHAHGGAASGYLAALAEGDSAPVYIEPNERFRVPADASRDILMIGPGTGVAPFRGFVQERAESGASGRNWLFFGARHFNQDFLYQAEWQQALRSGELQRLDLAFSRDVQPLRDGNVPDKVYVQQRLRERGRDVYDWLQNGAHLYVCGAIGMGKDVHATLQQIVAEHGGRSAEDAAAYLTSLQREGRYARDVY from the coding sequence ATGACCGCCGCCTCGCCCGCGTTGCCGCCCAGCCCCTTGCCTGACGAGCGCAAGGCGCTGCTGGCGCGGACGGTGGAGGGGCTGGATGCGGCCAGCCTGTGGTGGCTGTCCGGTTATGCCGCCGGCCTGGCCCAGGGCCAGGGCCACGCACCGCCGTCGCTGGCGGTGCTGCCGGGCGGCGCCGCGGCCAGCCAGGGCGCGCAGCGGCTGAGCATTGTCTACGGCAGCCAGACCGGCAACGCCCGCCGCGCCGCCGAACAGTTGGCGGCCGACGCCGAGGCCGCCGGACTGACGGTGCGCCTGCTGCGCGCCGATGCCTATGCGACCCGCGAACTGGCCGGCGAGCGCCTGCTGTATGTGGTCATCAGCACCCAGGGCGAAGGCGATCCACCGGACGACGCGATCGGCCTGGTCGAGTTCCTGCAGGGGCGCCGCGCGCCCAAGCTGCCGGAACTGAAGTACGCGGTGCTCGGCCTGGGCGATTCCAGCTACGCCGACTTCTGCGGCATCGGCAAGCGCATCGACGCGCGCCTGGCCGAACTCGGCGCGCAGCGGCTGCTGCCGCTGGGCGAGGCCGACCTGGACATCGACACCGTGGCGGTACCGTGGCGCACCCAGGCGCTGGCGCAGGCGCGCGAACTGCTGAAGAGCGCGGCCGCGCCATCGGCGACGGTGACCCCGCTGCGCAGCGCCGCCGCGGCCGCCTGGAACCACGCGCGCCCGTTCGCCGCCGAGGTGCTGGCCAACCAGCGCATCAGCGGCCGCGACTTCAAGGGTCCGCGCTACGCCACGCATGGCCAGGCCGACAAGGACGTGCGCCACCTGGAATTGTCGCTGGCCGGCAGCGGCCTGCACTACGAGCCGGGCGACGCGCTGGGCATCCGCCACCGCAATCCGCCGGCGCTGGTGGAGGCCGTTTTGACGGCGACGCGACTCGACGGTCATGCCCACGTCACCGTCGATGCGCAAACTCTGCCCCTGCACGAGTGGCTCACGGCGCATCGCGAACTGACCCGGGCCTCGCGGCCGTTCCTGGCCGCGGTCGCCCGCCGCTCCGCCGCCGCGGCGCTGGAGCAGCTGCTCGACCCTACCCAGACCGCCGGTCTGGCGGCGTTGCTGGCCGATCACCAAGTGATCGACGTGCTGCGACGCTGGCCGGCGGATTGGGACCACAGCGCCCTGCTGGACGCGCTGCGGCCCCTGGCCCCGCGCCTGTATTCGATCGCCTCCAGCCGCAAGCGGGTCGGCGACGAGGTGCACCTCACCGTCGATGTGCTGGCCTACCAGGCGCACGGCCACGCCCATGGCGGCGCGGCCAGTGGCTATCTGGCGGCCCTGGCCGAAGGCGACAGCGCCCCGGTCTACATCGAACCCAACGAACGTTTCCGGGTGCCGGCCGACGCCAGCCGCGACATCCTGATGATCGGTCCCGGCACCGGCGTGGCGCCATTCCGCGGCTTCGTGCAGGAGCGCGCCGAGAGCGGCGCCAGCGGCCGCAACTGGCTGTTCTTCGGCGCCCGCCACTTCAACCAGGATTTCCTGTACCAGGCCGAATGGCAACAGGCGCTGCGCAGCGGCGAACTGCAGCGCCTGGACCTGGCGTTCTCGCGCGACGTGCAGCCGCTGCGCGACGGCAACGTGCCGGACAAAGTCTACGTGCAGCAGCGCCTGCGCGAGCGCGGCCGCGACGTCTACGACTGGCTGCAGAACGGCGCGCACCTGTACGTGTGCGGCGCGATCGGCATGGGCAAGGACGTACACGCCACGCTGCAGCAGATCGTGGCCGAGCACGGCGGGCGCAGCGCCGAGGATGCCGCCGCCTATCTGACCTCGCTGCAGCGGGAGGGACGGTATGCGCGCGATGTCTATTGA